The proteins below come from a single Serratia fonticola genomic window:
- the exbB gene encoding tol-pal system-associated acyl-CoA thioesterase translates to MKTAGKMTNQSAQGAGRGQWGALGRSVIASLVLVVGLAGNAQAAPATAPAVAESVAAATTPATPTAVTPVAGTPENITPVNPEPTIQPPETRGMDLSVWGMYQHADIVVKIVMIGLVLASIVTWTILFAKGSELFRSKRRLRREQLALADVRSLDDASELAQSFSQESISAVLLQDAQNELELSAASNDNYGIKERTGFRLERRVAAYGRQLGRGNGFLATIGAISPFVGLFGTVWGIMNSFIGIAHSQTTNLAVVAPGIAEALLATALGLVAAIPAVVIYNIFARVIGGHRAQVGDVAAQVLLLLGRDLDLAASADAKRSQHAHQLRVG, encoded by the coding sequence GTGAAAACGGCTGGCAAAATGACAAATCAAAGTGCTCAGGGCGCAGGCCGTGGGCAATGGGGCGCATTGGGGCGCAGTGTGATCGCCTCACTGGTATTGGTGGTGGGGTTGGCGGGCAACGCTCAGGCGGCACCGGCCACTGCACCAGCAGTCGCTGAAAGCGTTGCCGCGGCAACGACACCGGCCACACCAACAGCGGTAACCCCAGTGGCGGGTACTCCGGAAAATATCACTCCGGTTAATCCTGAACCGACCATCCAACCGCCAGAAACGCGTGGTATGGACCTTTCCGTCTGGGGCATGTATCAGCACGCCGATATCGTGGTGAAAATCGTGATGATTGGCCTGGTGCTGGCGTCTATCGTCACCTGGACCATTCTGTTTGCCAAAGGCAGTGAGCTGTTTCGTTCCAAGCGCCGTCTGCGCCGTGAGCAGTTGGCGCTGGCTGACGTGCGTTCGCTGGACGATGCCTCCGAATTGGCGCAAAGCTTCTCGCAAGAGAGCATCAGTGCGGTGCTGCTGCAAGACGCGCAGAACGAACTGGAGCTGTCGGCGGCCTCTAACGACAACTACGGCATTAAAGAGCGTACCGGTTTCCGTCTGGAACGCCGCGTAGCGGCCTATGGGCGTCAACTGGGGCGCGGCAATGGCTTCCTGGCTACCATTGGCGCCATTTCACCGTTTGTCGGCCTGTTCGGCACCGTATGGGGCATCATGAACAGCTTTATCGGCATTGCCCATTCGCAAACCACTAACCTGGCGGTCGTTGCCCCGGGGATTGCGGAAGCCTTGCTGGCCACCGCGCTCGGTTTGGTTGCGGCCATCCCGGCGGTAGTGATCTACAACATCTTTGCTCGTGTCATCGGCGGCCACCGTGCTCAGGTGGGCGATGTGGCGGCACAGGTGCTGCTGCTGTTGGGCCGCGATCTGGATCTGGCGGCCTCGGCCGATGCCAAACGTTCGCAGCATGCGCACCAACTGCGGGTGGGGTGA